A DNA window from Drosophila gunungcola strain Sukarami unplaced genomic scaffold, Dgunungcola_SK_2 000108F, whole genome shotgun sequence contains the following coding sequences:
- the LOC128265292 gene encoding LOW QUALITY PROTEIN: uncharacterized protein LOC128265292 (The sequence of the model RefSeq protein was modified relative to this genomic sequence to represent the inferred CDS: inserted 1 base in 1 codon), whose translation MKKAKGSGSLGSKGLSRGLSSGLVVSKGSSGSGSGSASAGLAESSVAKRDAKEQQQPMNKESQAAKESDAAKKKKPLKDEPLQDEPMKEEPMKEEPMKEEPMKEEPLQAESIAPISIPAIDKLRRYCFIGSTDCPVYAPPTLDLAVEISFSTLRDLCAQVTDAELAECLAGVLGSGPNAEHLPRPNEPLLILAVFLSTREDEKQRKLVRSRFPDLITSESDLLLFVQLVRRVQKLLDRQTPFNRTVRKAILDWYGHQSVDRLLHLWSVGDGTRWAAHRDLLHRCHFRDADFRPEVMAALKLLSSPPKELAQWPTFLTPLSHCRAIIEGVLKLRLLQDPEQALPIVKKLSLSWEHVPLQLLNDPALAKFLVPRMTYDQLLQFWPRLSRLHSQVXPFADQLLDEKKLKAGNVPPVRLLLEDMRLRRPRKVVVVCPTRTQRANFLHRVYEASFGQNKALGRRLHITLNLEQFYLGKHLSGRCRSLKYLDALVALAFGYFRSDPKVTVQFWHDRSGQLKTLPWTKEMSLAEATACCQNQKVLKTKQALTDVLDRALEDEKNTYDVFLVLVPGAGRGNPGNNSKSLAALMDDYREKRSSNAKFVMVSLRQHNASMIYSGARNENLLELCSLDEHTPRLINAFARRKFY comes from the exons ATGAAAAAGGCGAAGGGATCGGGCTCCCTGGGATCGAAGGGATTATCCCGGGGGTTATCTTCTGGCCTCGTGGTGTCCAAGGGCTCCTCAGGATCGGGATCAGGATCAGCATCAGCAGGACTAGCGGAGTCCTCGGTGGCAAAGCGGGACGCCAAGGAGCAACAACAGCCTATGAACAAGGAGTCGCAGGCAGCCAAGGAAT CAGATGCAGCAAAAAAGAAGAAGCCCTTGAAGGATGAGCCCTTGCAGGATGAACCCATGAAGGAGGAACCGATGAAGGAGGAACCCATGAAGGAGGAACCCATGAAGGAGGAGCCCTTGCAGGCTGAGTCCATTGCCCCAATCTCCATTCCGGCAATTGACAAGCTGCGCCGCTACTGTTTCATCGGCTCCACGGATTGCCCCGTCTACGCCCCGCCCACGCTGGACCTGGCCGTCGAGATTAGCTTCAGCACGCTGCGGGACCTCTGTGCCCAAGTGACCGACGCAGAGCTGGCCGAGTGCCTGGCTGGTGTGCTGGGCAGCGGACCGAATGCGGAGCACCTGCCGCGCCCGAACGAGCCGCTCCTCATCCTGGCCGTCTTCCTCAGCACGCGCGAGGACGAGAAGCAGCGCAAGTTGGTGCGCAGCAGGTTCCCCGACCTGATAACCAGCGAGTCGGACCTCCTGCTCTTCGTGCAGCTGGTGAGGCGCGTCCAGAAGCTGCTGGACCGCCAGACGCCCTTCAACCGCACGGTGCGCAAGGCCATTCTGGACTGGTATGGCCATCAGTCGGTGGACCGCCTGCTCCACCTCTGGTCGGTGGGCGATGGCACTCGCTGGGCGGCGCACCGCGATCTGCTGCACCGCTGTCACTTCCGGGATGCCGACTTCCGACCCGAAGTCATGGCCGCCCTGAAACTGCTCTCCTCGCCGCCCAAAGAGCTGGCCCAGTGGCCCACTTTCCTCACGCCCCTGAGCCACTGCCGTGCGATAATTGAGGGCGTGCTCAAGCTGCGCCTCCTGCAGGATCCCGAACAGGCGCTGCCCATTGTGAAGAAGCTGTCGCTCAGCTGGGAGCATGtgccgctgcagctgctcaACGATCCGGCGCTGGCCAAGTTCCTTGTTCCGCGCATGACCTACGACCAGCTGCTCCAGTTCTGGCCACGCCTCTCGCGGCTGCACAGCCAGG CGCCCTTCGCCGATCAGCTGCTGGACGAGAAGAAGCTGAAGGCGGGCAATGTGCCGCCGGTGCGTCTCCTGCTGGAGGACATGCGCCTGCGGAGGCCCCGGAAGGTGGTGGTAGTG TGTCCAACGCGCACGCAAAGGGCGAATTTTCTACACAGAGTGTACGAGGCATCCTTTGGCCAGAACAAGGCGCTCGGCAGGCGGCTGCACATCACCCTCAATCTGGAGCAGTTCTACTTGGGCA AACACCTTTCCGGTCGCTGTCGCTCGCTCAAATACCTGGATGCCCTGGTGGCCCTGGCCTTTGGCTACTTCCGTAGCGATCCCAAGGTGACGGTGCAGTTCTGGCACGACCGCAGTGGCCAGCTGAAGACGCTGCCCTGGACCAAGGAGATGTCGTTGGCGGAGGCCACGGCCTGCTGCCAGAACCAGAAG GTGCTGAAGACCAAGCAGGCGCTGACGGATGTCCTGGACAGAGCGCTGGAGGATGAGAAGAACACGTACGATGTGTTCCTGGTGCTAGTGCCGGGTGCCGGGCGAGGAAATCCGGGCAATAATTCCAAGAGCTTGGCTGCCCTAATGGACGATTACCGTGAGAAGCGGAGCTCCAATGCCAA ATTCGTTATGGTGAGCCTGCGGCAGCACAACGCCTCCATGATCTACTCCGGCGCCCGCAATGAGAACCTGCTGGAACTGTGCAGCCTGGACGAGCACACGCCGCGCCTGATCAACGCGTTTGCCCGCAGGAAGTTCTACTAG
- the LOC128265302 gene encoding mitochondrial import inner membrane translocase subunit Tim29, with translation MQFLRVGGRITALRQRLADRVQMPERFKDTFVEKWVQYWKGLVRDYSEVAVGVVRESYTKPKKALLYGTGMLFLYQAGLNNPGEEAFMTLLRRSTNRMITVPTELQNPDSADYLLTLERAINQKKLRLLSLGICTILWVDLYDEDDCTYPAICEYTKVGLLNFHERIIDVGFWNQYWRLDWKMRNYDVNYL, from the coding sequence ATGCAGTTCCTCCGTGTGGGCGGTCGCATAACGGCACTGCGCCAGAGGCTGGCCGACAGGGTTCAGATGCCGGAGCGCTTTAAGGACACCTTCGTGGAGAAGTGGGTGCAGTACTGGAAGGGCCTGGTGCGCGACTACTCGGAGGTGGCGGTGGGCGTGGTGCGGGAGTCCTACACGAAGCCCAAGAAGGCGCTGCTCTACGGCACCGGCATGCTGTTCCTGTACCAGGCGGGCCTCAACAATCCCGGCGAGGAGGCCTTCATGACCCTGCTAAGGCGGTCCACGAACCGCATGATCACCGTGCCCACCGAGCTCCAGAATCCCGACTCCGCCGATTACCTGCTGACCCTGGAGCGGGCCATCAACCAGAAGAAACTGCGACTCCTCTCGCTGGGCATCTGCACGATCCTGTGGGTGGATCTGTACGACGAGGACGACTGCACATACCCGGCCATCTGCGAGTACACCAAAGTGGGGCTCCTCAACTTCCACGAGAGGATCATCGACGTGGGCTTCTGGAACCAGTACTGGCGCCTCGACTGGAAGATGCGCAACTACGATGTCAACTACCTGTGA
- the LOC128265297 gene encoding alanyl-tRNA editing protein Aarsd1-A codes for MVFKCQEDSFLKQFKTKVVSSEFATLDWTSPQGEVQKLKGFQVVCEDTILFPEGGGQPCDYGTLGGFPVRNVQRKGTTAVHFVESPTSFEQDSEVLQQLDFPRRLDHMQQHSGQHLITALFDREFKYDTTSWSLGSSASYIQLSTPHLISRESLDLIERQANDLIREGREVSVVLVDPEVAQEFQDARAPRGLPKDHEGLARVVRIAGIESNMCCGTHVTNLSQLQCIKLLCAEKVKTNVLVHFVVGERVLQKLGEVFQREQQLTQALKGGPGQHLELVQKLQQNVKGSRKYFVQLLKDFATAEAERLEDLPKKERPKYFALHRRDGIEVDFINTFLRLAPAEGILYFLTVSEGVAAGSSAKGHLVLRGDPELVEKLGPQFVELLEGKGNGKEGSFQGKINNLARLQDCQDLLEAQFKPKKIVEAPAAAPPANGAELDKEE; via the exons ATGGTGTTCAAGTGCCAGGAGGACAGCTTCCTGAAGCAG TTCAAGACGAAAGTCGTGAGCAGTGAGTTTGCCACCTTGGACTGGACCAGTCCGCAGGGAGAGGTCCAGAAACTGAAGGGTTTCCAGGTGGTCTGCGAGGACACGATACTGTTTCCCGAGGGCGGTGGCCAGCCCTGCGATTACGGAACCCTCGGCGGATTCCCCGTGCGCAATGTCCAGCGGAAGGGCACCACGGCCGTTCACTTTGTGGAATCGCCGACGAGTTTCGAGCAGGACTCGGAGGTGCTCCAGCAACTCGACTTTCCACGGCGACTGGACCACATGCAACAGCACTCGGGACAGCACCTGATAACCGCCCTGTTTGACAGGGAGTTCAAGTACGACACGACCTCCTGGTCCCTGGGCTCCAGTGCCTCGTACATCCAGCTGAGCACGCCCCATCTCATCAGTCGCGAGTCGCTGGACCTCATCGAGCGGCAGGCCAACGACCTGATACGCGAGGGCCGCGAGGTCAGCGTGGTCCTGGTGGACCCCGAGGTGGCGCAGGAGTTCCAGGATGCCCGCGCCCCGCGCGGACTGCCCAAGGACCATGAGGGTCTGGCCCGCGTGGTGCGCATCGCGGGCATCGAAAGCAACATGTGCTGCGGCACCCACGTCACGAATCTCTCCCAGCTGCAGTGCATCAAGCTGCTCTGCGCCGAGAAGGTGAAGACCAACGTGCTCGTCCACTTCGTCGTCGGCGAAAGGGTTCTGCAAAAGCTGGGCGAGGTCTTTCAGCGGGAGCAGCAGCTCACCCAAGCCCTCAA AGGTGGCCCGGGCCAGCACTTGGAGCTCGTCCAGAAGTTGCAGCAGAATGTGAAGGGCAGTCGCAAGTACTTCGTGCAGCTGCTCAAGGACTTCGCCACCGCCGAGGCCGAGCGGCTGGAGGATCTGCCCAAGAAGGAGCGCCCCAAGTACTTCGCCCTCCATCGACGCGACGGCATCGAGGTGGACTTCATCAACACATTCTTGCGGCTGGCGCCCGCAGAGGGAATCCTCTACTTCCTCACCGTTTCCGAGGGCGTTGCCGCCGGCAGCAGTGCCAAAGGCCATCTGGTGCTGCGCGGAGATCCGGAACTGGTCGAGAAACTGGGCCCCCAGTTTGTGGAACTGCTCGAGGGCAAGGGCAACGGCAAGGAGGGCAGTTTCCAGGGCAAGATCAACAACCTGGCGCGGCTGCAGGACTGCCAAGATCTGCTGGAGGCGCAGTTCAAGCCAAAGAAGATCGTAGAAGCCCCAGCAGCGGCCCCGCCTGCAAATGGCGCTGAGTTGGACAAGGAGGAGTAG
- the LOC128265290 gene encoding sodium-dependent neutral amino acid transporter B(0)AT3 isoform X1 yields MANTAQLLRRQSSRDIVLKSQKSIDQLELRELRGRLVSKEHGVGHHHHTSLHHHQPLYGATNQGFMSDAFDESSELEQDPPPFGSEASTSKAKAELVANASVAAADQQDIVEGEKEGEERESWDSKIMFLLATIGYAVGLGNVWRFPYLAQKNGGGAFLVPYFIMLCIQGIPIFYLELAIGQRLRKGAIGVWSQVSPYLGGIGISSAVVSYIVALYYNTIIAWCLIYLLHSFESPLPWADCPTRLYKNFTYDHEPECVASSPTQFYWYRTTLQCSESVDLPENFNYHMAIALIVSWFLVYICMVQGITSSGKIVYMTAIFPYVVLIIFFFRGITLKGAADGVAHLFTPRWETLLDPVVWLEAGTQIFFSLGLAFGGLIAFSSYNPANNNCYRDALLVSLTNCGTSMFAGVVVFSVIGFKATATFDRCTEERNGLMAQNRTHNLPVCDLQTELANSASGTGLAFIIFTEAINQFPGAQLWAVLFFLMLFTLGIDSQFGTLEGVVTSLVDMKLFPNLPKEYIVGGLCFSCCLISMCFANGAGSYIFQLMDSFAGNFPLLIIALFECLSISYIYGVRRFSDDIEMMTGSRPNFYWMFCWKYLSPCAMVTILLASFYQLLTEGSSYPAWIGAKGASENQEWPHWCIVVAFFLILSSILWIPIVAVLRLCGIKVVEDSDPAWFPEAELREVHGIVPHEPTELERSIFCFNMDGTEGMCCPKYGLPEKSLEEEE; encoded by the exons ATGGCCAACACAGCTCAGTTATTGCGTCGTCAAAGCTCCCGGGATATAGTCCTCAAAAGCCAGAAGAGCATCGATCAGCTGGAATTGAGG GAACTGCGAGGTCGCCTGGTATCGAAGGAGCATGGCGTcggccaccaccaccacacaTCCTTGCACCACCACCAGCCACTGTATGGGGCCACCAACCAGGGCTTCATGTCGGACGCCTTCGACGAGTCCTCGGAGCTGGAGCAGGACCCGCCGCCCTTCGGCTCGGAGGCGAGCACCTCGAAGGCCAAGGCCGAGCTGGTGGCCAACGCCTCCGTCGCCGCCGCCGATCAGCAGGACATCGTCGAGGGCGAGAAGGAGGGCGAGGAGCGCGAGTCCTGGGACAGCAAGATCATGTTCCTGCTGGCCACCATCGG CTATGCCGTTGGCCTGGGGAACGTGTGGCGCTTCCCGTATTTGGCCCAGAAGAACGGGGGCGGGGCCTTCCTGGTGCCGTACTTCATCATGCTGTGCATCCAGGGCATACCGATATTCTACCTGGAACTGGCCATTGGCCAGCGACTGCGAAAGGGGGCGATCGGGGTGTGGAGCCAGGTGTCGCCGTATCTGGGCGGCATCGGGATCTCGTCGGCGGTGGTCAGCTACATAGTGGCCCTGTACTACAACACGATCATCGCCTGGTGCCTGATCTACCTGCTGCACAGCTTCGAGTCGCCGCTGCCGTGGGCCGACTGTCCGACGCGGCTGTACAAGAACTTCACCTACGACCACGAGCCGGAGTGCGTGGCCTCGTCGCCCACGCAGTTCTACTGGTACCGCACCACGCTGCAGTGCTCGGAGTCGGTGGACCTGCCGGAGAACTTCAACTACCACATGGCCATTGCGCTGATCGTCTCCTGGTTCCTGGTCTACATCTGCATGGTGCAGGGCATCACGTCGTCCGGCAAGATCGTCTACATGACCGCCATCTTCCCCTACGTGGTGCTCATCATATTCTTCTTCCGGGGCATCACGCTGAAGGGAGCCGCCGACGGGGTGGCCCACTTGTTCACGCCGCGGTGGGAGACGCTCTTGGATCCGGTGGTCTGGCTGGAGGCCGGCACCCAGATCTTCTTCTCGCTGGGCCTGGCCTTCGGCGGACTGATCGCCTTCAGTTCGTACAATCCGGCCAACAACAACTGCTACAGGGACGCCTTGCTCGTGTCGCTCACCAACTGCGGCACCTCCATGTTCGCGGGCGTGGTGGTGTTCTCGGTCATCGGGTTCAAGGCCACGGCCACCTTTGACCGCTGCACCGAGGAGCGGAACGGGCTGATGGCCCAGAACAGGACGCACAACCTGCCCGTATGCGATCTGCAAACCGAGCTGGCCAAT AGTGCTTCTGGCACTGGATTGGCCTTCATCATCTTCACGGAGGCGATCAATCAATTTCCGGGCGCCCAACTCTGGGCGGTACTGTTCTTCCTGATGCTTTTCACCCTGGGAATCGACTCGCAGTTCGGAACTCTCGAGGGCGTGGTCACCTCGCTGGTGGACATGAAACTGTTCCCAAATCTGCCAAAGGAGTACATTGTGGGG gGCCTCTGCTTTTCCTGCTGCCTGATTTCCATGTGCTTTGCCAACGGAGCTGGCAGCTACATTTTCCAGCTCATGGACAGTTTCGCCGGCAATTTCCCTCTGCTGATCATAGCGCTCTTCGAGTGTCTGTCCATCAGTTATATTTATGGAGTGCGGCGATTCTCGGACGACATAGAGATGATGACCGGGTCGCGCCCAAACTTTTACTGGATGTTCTGCTGGAAGTACTTGTCGCCCTGTGCGATGGTCACCATCCTGCTGGCCTCCTTCTACCAACTGCTGACCGAGGGCAGCAGCTACCCCGCGTGGATCGGGGCCAAGGGTGCCTCCGAGAACCAGGAGTGGCCCCACTGGTGCATCGTCGTCGCCTTCTTCCTGATCCTCTCGTCCATCCTGTGGATCCCCATTGTGGCGGTGCTGCG TCTGTGTGGCATCAAGGTGGTGGAGGACTCGGATCCAGCCTGGTTCCCCGAGGCGGAGCTCAGGGAGGTTCATGGCATTGTGCCCCACGAGCCGACCGAACTGGAACGCAGCATTTTCTGCTTTAACATGGACGGAACGGAGGGCATGTGCTGCCCCAAGTACGGACTTCCCGAGAAGTCCctcgaggaggaggagtag
- the LOC128265290 gene encoding sodium-dependent neutral amino acid transporter B(0)AT3 isoform X2 produces the protein MSDAFDESSELEQDPPPFGSEASTSKAKAELVANASVAAADQQDIVEGEKEGEERESWDSKIMFLLATIGYAVGLGNVWRFPYLAQKNGGGAFLVPYFIMLCIQGIPIFYLELAIGQRLRKGAIGVWSQVSPYLGGIGISSAVVSYIVALYYNTIIAWCLIYLLHSFESPLPWADCPTRLYKNFTYDHEPECVASSPTQFYWYRTTLQCSESVDLPENFNYHMAIALIVSWFLVYICMVQGITSSGKIVYMTAIFPYVVLIIFFFRGITLKGAADGVAHLFTPRWETLLDPVVWLEAGTQIFFSLGLAFGGLIAFSSYNPANNNCYRDALLVSLTNCGTSMFAGVVVFSVIGFKATATFDRCTEERNGLMAQNRTHNLPVCDLQTELANSASGTGLAFIIFTEAINQFPGAQLWAVLFFLMLFTLGIDSQFGTLEGVVTSLVDMKLFPNLPKEYIVGGLCFSCCLISMCFANGAGSYIFQLMDSFAGNFPLLIIALFECLSISYIYGVRRFSDDIEMMTGSRPNFYWMFCWKYLSPCAMVTILLASFYQLLTEGSSYPAWIGAKGASENQEWPHWCIVVAFFLILSSILWIPIVAVLRLCGIKVVEDSDPAWFPEAELREVHGIVPHEPTELERSIFCFNMDGTEGMCCPKYGLPEKSLEEEE, from the exons ATGTCGGACGCCTTCGACGAGTCCTCGGAGCTGGAGCAGGACCCGCCGCCCTTCGGCTCGGAGGCGAGCACCTCGAAGGCCAAGGCCGAGCTGGTGGCCAACGCCTCCGTCGCCGCCGCCGATCAGCAGGACATCGTCGAGGGCGAGAAGGAGGGCGAGGAGCGCGAGTCCTGGGACAGCAAGATCATGTTCCTGCTGGCCACCATCGG CTATGCCGTTGGCCTGGGGAACGTGTGGCGCTTCCCGTATTTGGCCCAGAAGAACGGGGGCGGGGCCTTCCTGGTGCCGTACTTCATCATGCTGTGCATCCAGGGCATACCGATATTCTACCTGGAACTGGCCATTGGCCAGCGACTGCGAAAGGGGGCGATCGGGGTGTGGAGCCAGGTGTCGCCGTATCTGGGCGGCATCGGGATCTCGTCGGCGGTGGTCAGCTACATAGTGGCCCTGTACTACAACACGATCATCGCCTGGTGCCTGATCTACCTGCTGCACAGCTTCGAGTCGCCGCTGCCGTGGGCCGACTGTCCGACGCGGCTGTACAAGAACTTCACCTACGACCACGAGCCGGAGTGCGTGGCCTCGTCGCCCACGCAGTTCTACTGGTACCGCACCACGCTGCAGTGCTCGGAGTCGGTGGACCTGCCGGAGAACTTCAACTACCACATGGCCATTGCGCTGATCGTCTCCTGGTTCCTGGTCTACATCTGCATGGTGCAGGGCATCACGTCGTCCGGCAAGATCGTCTACATGACCGCCATCTTCCCCTACGTGGTGCTCATCATATTCTTCTTCCGGGGCATCACGCTGAAGGGAGCCGCCGACGGGGTGGCCCACTTGTTCACGCCGCGGTGGGAGACGCTCTTGGATCCGGTGGTCTGGCTGGAGGCCGGCACCCAGATCTTCTTCTCGCTGGGCCTGGCCTTCGGCGGACTGATCGCCTTCAGTTCGTACAATCCGGCCAACAACAACTGCTACAGGGACGCCTTGCTCGTGTCGCTCACCAACTGCGGCACCTCCATGTTCGCGGGCGTGGTGGTGTTCTCGGTCATCGGGTTCAAGGCCACGGCCACCTTTGACCGCTGCACCGAGGAGCGGAACGGGCTGATGGCCCAGAACAGGACGCACAACCTGCCCGTATGCGATCTGCAAACCGAGCTGGCCAAT AGTGCTTCTGGCACTGGATTGGCCTTCATCATCTTCACGGAGGCGATCAATCAATTTCCGGGCGCCCAACTCTGGGCGGTACTGTTCTTCCTGATGCTTTTCACCCTGGGAATCGACTCGCAGTTCGGAACTCTCGAGGGCGTGGTCACCTCGCTGGTGGACATGAAACTGTTCCCAAATCTGCCAAAGGAGTACATTGTGGGG gGCCTCTGCTTTTCCTGCTGCCTGATTTCCATGTGCTTTGCCAACGGAGCTGGCAGCTACATTTTCCAGCTCATGGACAGTTTCGCCGGCAATTTCCCTCTGCTGATCATAGCGCTCTTCGAGTGTCTGTCCATCAGTTATATTTATGGAGTGCGGCGATTCTCGGACGACATAGAGATGATGACCGGGTCGCGCCCAAACTTTTACTGGATGTTCTGCTGGAAGTACTTGTCGCCCTGTGCGATGGTCACCATCCTGCTGGCCTCCTTCTACCAACTGCTGACCGAGGGCAGCAGCTACCCCGCGTGGATCGGGGCCAAGGGTGCCTCCGAGAACCAGGAGTGGCCCCACTGGTGCATCGTCGTCGCCTTCTTCCTGATCCTCTCGTCCATCCTGTGGATCCCCATTGTGGCGGTGCTGCG TCTGTGTGGCATCAAGGTGGTGGAGGACTCGGATCCAGCCTGGTTCCCCGAGGCGGAGCTCAGGGAGGTTCATGGCATTGTGCCCCACGAGCCGACCGAACTGGAACGCAGCATTTTCTGCTTTAACATGGACGGAACGGAGGGCATGTGCTGCCCCAAGTACGGACTTCCCGAGAAGTCCctcgaggaggaggagtag
- the LOC128265293 gene encoding LOW QUALITY PROTEIN: glutaredoxin domain-containing cysteine-rich protein CG12206 (The sequence of the model RefSeq protein was modified relative to this genomic sequence to represent the inferred CDS: inserted 1 base in 1 codon), with product MAAITSNVSRVEPMRGISIIIESPEVATATTAQVAATAKSNSSSSSNTEMSLKSQAGMLLAFGDTAATTKDNLETSYDTAAASAAAAATAATAATAATAATPPTTKIYPQLLLRIGGEIAGATAVTSPTIISCNGEIAASQPAATAAKAADTAATLQHNNTVKIQIESQGQPRSLGKQISVVKLNEEEMQQQHLCYLVDTSGQYSPCETLDSGTGSDLEGHGQGQGQGHQTHQNHQNQQQQQQKVRSPQLELHLQTTRLKVNEADDNNPPPRAYSLTDDSEEGDESSNSSLSCDSLHSGGLLPTSLLRDIRLRERESGIGGPLATKIDGRPLQFEADGYYTFHVHEHDNFRSFNSSSSTEYEAHAFPEEPLDEHFAGYRDVRTEGRQSASSTIRSAKGTVRGVKNRVRNGVATFLQLQQPNVKNFMEKDLGKVXLYTTSMGIIRKTYAKCANVKQILRTLLIKFEERDIFMSVEYQQEMRERMHDETIRVPQLFVEGQHIGDADTVERLNESGELRQLLKPYKSIATAYTCQTCGGYRLLPCPSCSGSKKSVHRNHFTAEFVALKCMNCDEVGLVKCPNC from the exons ATGGCGGCAATTACTAGCAATGTCTCGCGAGTGGAGCCAATGCGCGGTATTTCCATAATCATCGAATCGCCAGAagtggcaacagcaacaacagcacaaGTAGCAGCAACTGCcaagagcaacagcagcagcagcagcaacactgAAATGTCGCTCAAGTCCCAGGCTGGCATGTTGCTGGCATTTGGcgacacagcagcaacaaccaaaGATAATTTGGAAACTAGTTACGACACAGCAGCAGccagtgcagcagcagcagcaacagcagcaacagcagcaacggcagcaacagcagcaacaccaccgACCACCAAAATCTATCCACAATTGCTGCTGCGCATTGGCGGAGAAATTGCCGGTGCAACAGCAGTAACATCACCGACCATAATCAGCTGCAATGGTGAAATTGCTGCCAGtcagccagcagcaacagcagcaaaagcagcggACACAGCGGCCACATTGCAGCATAATAATACGGTGAAGATTCAAATTGAAAGCCAGGGTCAACCGCGATCACTGGGCAAGCAAATCAGTGTGGTAAAATTGAATGAGGAGGagatgcaacagcaacatttgTGCTATCTGGTGGACACCAGTGGTCAGTATTCGCCATGCGAGACCCTGGACAGTGGCACGGGCAGCGACCTGGAGGGTCACGGTCAGGGTCAGGGTCAGGGCCACCAAACCCACCAAAACCACCAaaaccagcaacagcagcaacaaaaggtGAGGTCACCGCAGCTGGAGTTGCATCTGCAGACCACGAGGTTAAAGGTCAACGAGGCGGACGACAACAATCCTCCCCCGAGGGCCTACAGCCTCACCGACGACAGCGAAGAGGGCGACGAGAGCAGCAACTCCTCGCTGAGCTGCGATTCCCTGCACTCCGGCGGACTTTTGCCCACTTCGCTGCTCCGGGACATTCGACTCAGGGAAAGGGAATCGGGAATCGGTGGTCCGCTGGCCACCAAAATCGATGGCAGACCTCTGCAATTCGAGGCGGATGGCTACTACACCTTTCACGTCCACGAACACGACAATTTCCGCAGCTTCAACTCCAGCTCGTCGACGGAGTACGAGGCGCACGCCTTTCCGGAGGAGCCGCTGGACGAGCACTTCGCCGGATATCGGGATGTCCGGACGGAGGGCAGGCAGTCCGCCAGCTCCACCATTCGCTCGGCCAAGGGAACCGTCCGGGGCGTCAAGAATCGTGTGCGCAATGGAGTAGCCACCTtcctgcagctgcagcagcccAATGTCAAG AACTTCATGGAAAAGGACTTGGGCAAGG GTTTATACACCACCAGTATGGGAATCATCAGGAAAACGTACGCCAAGTGCGCCAATGTCAAACAGATCCTGCGAACTTTGCTAATCAAATTCGAGGAGCGGGACATCTTTATGAGCGTGGAGTACCAGCAGGAAATGAGGGAAAGAATGCACGACGAGACTATCCGGGTGCCACAGCTCTTCGTCGAGGGCCAGCACATTGGG GATGCCGACACTGTGGAGCGACTGAATGAAAGTGGCGAACTGCGGCAGCTGCTGAAACCGTATAAA TCGATTGCCACGGCGTATACGTGCCAGACATGTGGAGGATATCGCCTGTTGCCGTGTCCTTCGTGCAGCGGATCCAAGAAGTCGGTGCACCGGAACCACTTTACGGCGGAGTTCGTGGCCCTCAAGTGCATGAATTGCGACGAAGTCGGACTGGTCAAATGCCCCAATTGCTGA